A single window of Acidimicrobiales bacterium DNA harbors:
- a CDS encoding divalent cation transporter → MRMHLASSRRLRRLVRSVRARRRGHARGEARGWRRRSTGILSTLIPLITNSTTSVVAGITLSSMTDAFHSVPGLLVIVPAAIGLRGNVFGALGSRLSTSIHTGDFKLTFRSGSVLGDNLVAATLVTILGSVAVAIIGVAAAVVLGLGESLDPMRILVVSVVGGVVASSVVIVITVVLAERSVRYGWDLDNIAGPVVSTFGDVITLPSLWLAAALTGHRVSKIVAALATVVCVSWAVWSLVRTRRVRVLSIVRESLPVLTFAALVSTMAGVILEARLAALADAPALLVLVPSFVSSSGALGTVLAARVATSIHLGLVDVRPWPPVRVWRDVGRLGALALVVFSWNGVLSVGAAMAVYGSGAGDPGVIGSAVFGGYLLFGFVVAIAWLSSIASARMNLDPDNYGTPVVTSSVDFVGAAVLVLVASLLGVV, encoded by the coding sequence ATGCGCATGCATCTCGCCTCATCCCGCCGCTTGAGGCGGCTCGTCCGCAGTGTCAGGGCGCGCCGTCGCGGTCATGCGAGAGGAGAGGCGAGAGGGTGGCGCAGGAGGTCGACCGGGATACTGAGCACGCTCATTCCACTCATCACCAACTCGACCACCTCTGTGGTGGCCGGCATCACCCTGAGCTCCATGACCGACGCGTTCCATTCGGTTCCGGGCCTGCTGGTTATCGTGCCGGCCGCCATCGGATTGCGCGGGAACGTGTTCGGCGCTTTGGGTTCGAGGCTCTCCACATCCATCCACACCGGTGACTTCAAGCTGACGTTCAGATCGGGGTCGGTTCTCGGCGACAACCTGGTAGCGGCGACCTTGGTGACGATCCTCGGGTCCGTCGCGGTCGCGATCATCGGGGTCGCGGCGGCCGTAGTCCTCGGCTTGGGAGAATCGCTCGACCCGATGCGCATTCTGGTGGTCTCGGTGGTGGGCGGGGTGGTGGCTTCTTCTGTGGTCATCGTCATCACCGTGGTGTTGGCAGAACGGTCCGTTAGATACGGATGGGATCTGGACAACATCGCCGGTCCAGTGGTTTCCACGTTCGGAGACGTGATAACGCTTCCCTCTCTGTGGCTGGCCGCCGCCCTCACCGGTCACCGCGTCTCGAAGATCGTGGCGGCGCTGGCCACCGTGGTCTGCGTGTCGTGGGCCGTCTGGTCCCTTGTTCGAACAAGACGCGTCCGTGTTCTGTCGATCGTCAGGGAGTCACTCCCGGTCTTGACCTTCGCGGCACTCGTCTCGACCATGGCGGGCGTCATCTTGGAAGCGAGGCTCGCGGCTCTTGCCGACGCACCTGCTTTGCTGGTGCTCGTCCCCTCGTTCGTCTCCTCCTCCGGCGCGCTCGGCACCGTGTTGGCCGCTCGGGTGGCCACGTCTATACACCTGGGTCTCGTCGACGTCCGTCCGTGGCCTCCGGTTCGCGTATGGCGAGACGTGGGTCGCCTCGGAGCGCTCGCACTGGTGGTGTTCTCCTGGAACGGGGTTCTGTCCGTCGGGGCGGCGATGGCGGTGTACGGGAGTGGTGCGGGCGATCCGGGGGTGATCGGCTCGGCAGTGTTCGGCGGATATCTGTTGTTCGGATTCGTCGTGGCGATCGCGTGGCTGTCCAGCATCGCCAGCGCGAGGATGAACCTCGACCCAGACAACTACGGTACGCCGGTCGTGACCTCCTCCGTGGATTTCGTCGGCGCCGCCGTGCTCGTCCTGGTCGCTTCGCTGCTGGGCGTGGTCTGA
- a CDS encoding UPF0182 protein produces the protein MAGVFFLLLSSARAVAVTWTDYLWFERMDLTDVWWGTIASRAALATTAGLFVFVLCFVNLVIADRLAPAFAPRIPDDELFEWYRDLLDRHRILVRGGVSGLLALVFGGAAATEWKSWILFRNGGSFGIRDPLFGIDVSFYVFDLPFYQSVVTWLFSALFTVLVVSSVAHFLNGGIRLQASFQRITPQVKAHLSVLAGLLALVRAGDYWLDRFSLVNSRRGTVEGATYTDVNAQLPALNLLMAIALASAVLFVLNIWRRGWVLPVLTVGLWSFVGFVAGVAYPSFVQRFRVEPAESSREAPYIARNIVATRQALGLNVMEVRRFDFDPEVKPDDIRENAETIRNIRLLDPNVVRDTFQRLQAERGFYQFRDLDIDRYLLPDGEGGRTPTQAVVAARELNPSGIPRQTWEATRLAFTHGHGIVLAPGNSLTDDGRPRFLLRDVPVKAAPEAEGLRIERPQIYFGEGLGGYAVVRTKRPEVDYIDDAERTVTTEYEGRGGVPVGGGIGGWFRRLAFALRFGEIEPLISNLIEPRSQVIFRRDIEERLKAAAPFLHFDSDPYPVIDGDGNIVWVVDGYTTSTHYPYAQTADVSQLEPRSDLRHQFNYVRNSVKAVVDAYDGTVSLYVVPVPTGVNGEPGTDPIVDAWRDAFPALFKDFDDMDPELRAHLRYPEDLFRVQTAMWARYHIDEAAAFYEQAGAWAVAQDPGASVRGDASPPQVTDPATGRVVAAPERRIDPQYLLMQLPGESGAEFVLLRSFVPISERDERKELTAFTVARGDPDVYGQLVTFEMPGTQVDGPAIVQANISNDDRVAREITLLDQQGSRVLFGNLQLIPLGETILYIRPMYVQAEGSTAVPELRKVIAVFGERVAMGDTLRDALAGVFRDAAVVEAVDEVLGTTPSPPSEGEGRRPGSTEAAPTEPGATPPTAERPGESDDRAVLVRALELLREADAALDGGDLGGYQRKIDEARKLLEEAASPSG, from the coding sequence GTGGCGGGAGTCTTCTTCCTGCTTCTGTCCAGCGCCCGTGCCGTCGCCGTCACCTGGACCGACTACCTGTGGTTCGAACGCATGGACCTCACAGACGTCTGGTGGGGCACGATCGCCTCCCGTGCGGCCCTCGCCACGACTGCCGGGCTCTTCGTGTTCGTGCTTTGCTTCGTCAACCTGGTGATCGCGGATCGACTGGCGCCGGCCTTCGCACCGCGAATCCCCGATGACGAGTTGTTCGAGTGGTACCGAGATCTCCTCGACCGACACAGGATTCTCGTGCGCGGCGGCGTCTCGGGCCTGCTCGCGTTGGTCTTCGGCGGGGCCGCGGCCACCGAATGGAAGAGTTGGATCCTGTTCCGCAACGGGGGGAGCTTCGGAATACGAGATCCGCTCTTCGGCATAGACGTCTCCTTCTACGTCTTCGACCTCCCCTTCTACCAGTCTGTCGTGACCTGGCTGTTTTCGGCTCTCTTCACCGTTCTCGTCGTGTCTTCGGTCGCTCACTTTCTGAATGGGGGCATTCGGCTGCAGGCCTCGTTCCAGCGGATCACCCCGCAGGTGAAAGCCCATCTCTCCGTGTTGGCCGGCCTGCTCGCCCTCGTGCGTGCCGGCGACTACTGGCTGGACCGGTTCTCACTCGTCAATTCCCGCAGGGGGACCGTGGAGGGCGCGACCTACACCGACGTCAACGCACAGCTCCCCGCACTGAACCTTCTCATGGCGATCGCCTTGGCCTCCGCCGTCCTGTTCGTCCTCAACATCTGGCGCCGTGGATGGGTGCTACCGGTACTCACCGTGGGGCTGTGGTCTTTCGTCGGATTCGTGGCAGGGGTGGCGTATCCGAGTTTCGTGCAGCGCTTTCGCGTCGAACCCGCAGAATCGTCCAGAGAGGCGCCATACATAGCGCGCAACATCGTCGCCACACGGCAGGCGCTCGGGCTGAACGTGATGGAGGTCAGGCGTTTCGACTTCGACCCCGAGGTGAAACCGGACGACATTCGTGAGAACGCGGAGACGATCCGGAACATCCGTCTGCTGGATCCCAACGTCGTCCGGGACACGTTTCAGAGGCTCCAAGCCGAACGCGGGTTCTACCAGTTTCGCGACCTCGACATCGACCGCTACCTCTTGCCCGACGGGGAGGGTGGGAGGACTCCCACCCAGGCGGTGGTGGCCGCCCGTGAGCTGAACCCCTCGGGAATACCGCGTCAGACCTGGGAGGCGACCCGGCTCGCGTTCACCCACGGACACGGGATCGTGCTGGCGCCGGGGAACTCGCTCACCGACGACGGGAGGCCGCGGTTCCTACTCCGTGACGTACCCGTGAAGGCGGCCCCTGAAGCCGAGGGACTCCGGATCGAGCGACCGCAGATCTATTTCGGGGAGGGACTGGGCGGTTACGCCGTGGTGAGGACGAAGCGCCCCGAGGTCGACTACATAGACGACGCGGAGCGGACCGTGACGACCGAGTACGAGGGTCGCGGCGGCGTACCCGTAGGAGGGGGAATCGGTGGATGGTTCAGGCGCCTCGCTTTCGCCCTTCGCTTCGGCGAGATCGAGCCGCTCATCTCGAACCTGATCGAGCCCAGGTCTCAGGTGATCTTCAGGCGGGACATCGAAGAACGTCTGAAGGCGGCCGCACCGTTCCTCCACTTCGACTCCGATCCATATCCGGTGATCGACGGAGACGGCAACATCGTCTGGGTGGTGGACGGATACACGACCAGCACCCACTATCCGTACGCGCAGACTGCGGACGTCTCACAGTTGGAGCCTCGGTCCGACCTCCGCCACCAGTTCAACTACGTGCGCAACTCCGTCAAGGCAGTAGTCGACGCATATGACGGGACCGTCTCCTTGTACGTGGTGCCGGTTCCGACGGGTGTCAACGGCGAGCCCGGGACAGATCCGATAGTGGACGCGTGGAGAGACGCATTTCCCGCGTTGTTCAAGGACTTCGACGACATGGATCCCGAGCTGCGGGCACACCTGCGATATCCGGAGGATCTGTTCAGAGTCCAGACCGCCATGTGGGCTCGCTACCACATCGACGAGGCAGCCGCTTTCTATGAGCAGGCCGGGGCCTGGGCCGTGGCGCAAGACCCGGGGGCGTCGGTGAGAGGCGACGCGAGCCCTCCCCAGGTGACCGACCCGGCGACCGGACGTGTGGTCGCGGCGCCGGAGCGCCGCATAGATCCCCAGTACCTGCTGATGCAGCTGCCGGGCGAATCCGGCGCCGAGTTCGTGCTGCTCAGGTCGTTCGTGCCGATCTCGGAGCGAGACGAGAGGAAGGAGCTGACCGCGTTCACCGTCGCGCGGGGTGACCCGGACGTCTACGGGCAGTTGGTGACATTCGAAATGCCCGGGACTCAAGTGGACGGCCCGGCGATAGTGCAGGCGAACATCTCCAACGACGACCGCGTGGCGAGAGAGATCACGCTTCTCGACCAGCAAGGTTCCAGGGTCCTGTTCGGGAACCTCCAGCTCATACCGCTGGGAGAGACGATCCTCTACATCCGGCCCATGTACGTCCAAGCAGAGGGTTCCACGGCAGTTCCCGAGCTGCGCAAGGTGATCGCAGTGTTCGGGGAGCGCGTGGCAATGGGAGACACCCTGAGGGATGCGCTGGCTGGTGTGTTCCGTGACGCTGCAGTGGTGGAGGCTGTCGACGAGGTGCTCGGCACGACACCGAGCCCTCCGAGCGAAGGGGAGGGCCGACGACCGGGGTCAACGGAAGCCGCACCGACGGAACCCGGCGCGACGCCCCCGACGGCTGAACGGCCCGGCGAATCCGATGATCGCGCGGTGTTGGTGCGTGCCCTGGAGCTCTTGCGCGAGGCCGACGCAGCCCTGGACGGCGGAGACCTCGGTGGCTACCAACGCAAGATCGACGAAGCGAGGAAGTTACTCGAGGAGGCCGCCTCGCCGAGCGGGTGA
- a CDS encoding signal protein PDZ — MPPLLLFGSVLVAAALVRVDRHALSPGALRLATELVEIRDVPVYRDHGDIGFLTVDVHRLSVLEEAVARLSPDVEIVDSEVILGGLTPEQNRRVNLEAMQMSQQVAAAVALRVLGHDVVRDAGVFVAEVDPDGPTAGRLKPGETIVNVGRRTIRRWEELVDEIARRQPGDVVTLTVGDTSGKRRTVRVKLAARPDEPSRGFLGIAGQTLPDIDLPFELNVSSGNIGGPSGGLAFTLAMIDMLTPGDLTGGHKIAATGVIRLDGSVGEVGGVREKSIVARQSGADVLLVPKSEVGEVPRKWSPEHVHGVSDVKEALALLAELGGDPVPNVEED, encoded by the coding sequence GTGCCTCCACTCCTGCTCTTCGGAAGTGTGCTGGTGGCTGCCGCGCTGGTCCGGGTGGACAGGCACGCGCTCTCACCGGGAGCGCTTCGGCTCGCCACCGAGCTGGTCGAGATCCGCGACGTACCCGTGTACCGAGATCACGGGGACATCGGCTTCCTCACGGTGGACGTACATCGGCTGAGTGTGCTCGAAGAGGCGGTCGCACGATTGTCACCGGATGTGGAGATAGTCGACAGCGAAGTGATCCTCGGCGGGCTCACGCCGGAGCAGAACCGGAGGGTGAACCTCGAAGCCATGCAGATGTCACAGCAGGTGGCAGCTGCCGTGGCGCTGCGCGTGTTGGGACATGACGTCGTGCGAGACGCGGGTGTGTTCGTGGCCGAAGTCGATCCCGATGGGCCGACGGCAGGCCGCCTGAAGCCGGGCGAGACCATAGTGAATGTGGGGAGGAGGACGATCAGACGGTGGGAGGAACTCGTCGACGAGATCGCAAGACGCCAACCCGGCGACGTCGTGACTCTCACCGTCGGTGACACGTCGGGGAAGAGGCGGACCGTTCGCGTAAAGCTCGCCGCACGGCCGGACGAACCTTCGCGAGGTTTCCTCGGCATCGCCGGCCAGACACTTCCCGACATCGACCTCCCATTCGAGTTGAACGTGAGCTCGGGGAACATCGGCGGTCCTTCGGGAGGCCTCGCCTTCACCCTCGCGATGATCGACATGCTCACACCCGGAGACCTCACCGGTGGACACAAGATCGCCGCGACAGGTGTCATCCGTCTCGACGGTTCGGTCGGCGAAGTCGGAGGAGTGAGAGAGAAGTCGATCGTGGCGCGCCAATCTGGAGCCGACGTACTGCTGGTGCCGAAGAGTGAGGTGGGTGAGGTTCCGCGGAAGTGGAGTCCCGAGCATGTCCACGGGGTGTCCGATGTGAAGGAAGCGTTGGCGCTGCTGGCAGAACTCGGAGGAGATCCGGTTCCTAACGTCGAGGAGGATTGA
- a CDS encoding hypothetical protein (possible pseudo, frameshifted), protein MQNYQDLVRNEGVFALFNGVGTAHNLAIRERQNRDCVPNLFVATGSQLWGNPEEYPWTIGSIPTYPTEMAVLVEYLKETSPDATIAVLYQNDDFGKGYLTALEELVEGTEMRIVSRQSYDPENTDVSGQVTSLKDSNADVFVIGATALACPNALGAKQRLRWEPGVTYISATCTSGTVMALTPAGAADGVWSAGYLMDPRDPQWEDNEQMKEFKELGAKYGLSSEDLENGLVGYGWTMAQLLEITLRKAPELTRADVMNTAWSLSGERPGLLMPEVEVNTDGSDDPYPIEAMRLIRFDGNLWQLQEKVYDFEGKTKEFSRLES, encoded by the coding sequence GTGCAGAACTACCAGGACCTCGTCAGGAACGAGGGTGTCTTCGCCCTGTTCAACGGGGTGGGTACCGCTCACAACCTTGCGATCCGAGAAAGGCAGAACCGCGACTGCGTGCCCAACCTCTTTGTGGCCACCGGGTCTCAGCTTTGGGGGAACCCCGAGGAGTATCCGTGGACGATCGGGTCCATTCCCACCTACCCGACCGAGATGGCGGTGCTCGTCGAGTACCTGAAGGAGACCTCGCCGGACGCGACGATCGCGGTCCTCTACCAGAACGACGACTTCGGAAAGGGATATCTGACGGCGTTGGAGGAGCTGGTGGAGGGCACCGAGATGCGGATCGTTTCACGACAGTCCTACGACCCCGAGAACACCGACGTCTCCGGTCAGGTCACGAGCCTCAAGGATTCGAATGCGGACGTGTTCGTCATCGGGGCGACCGCCCTGGCCTGCCCGAATGCCCTGGGTGCCAAGCAGCGTCTCCGCTGGGAGCCCGGGGTCACCTACATCTCGGCCACCTGCACGTCCGGCACCGTCATGGCACTCACCCCTGCAGGTGCCGCCGACGGAGTCTGGTCCGCCGGGTATCTGATGGACCCGCGAGATCCGCAGTGGGAGGACAACGAGCAGATGAAGGAGTTCAAGGAGCTCGGGGCCAAGTACGGCCTGAGTTCTGAGGATCTCGAGAACGGCTTGGTGGGGTACGGCTGGACGATGGCCCAGCTCCTCGAGATAACTCTGCGAAAGGCTCCGGAGCTCACCAGGGCGGACGTGATGAACACCGCTTGGTCCCTCTCTGGCGAGAGGCCCGGCCTGCTGATGCCCGAGGTAGAGGTGAACACGGACGGGAGCGACGACCCTTACCCGATCGAAGCGATGAGGCTGATCCGATTCGACGGCAACCTCTGGCAGCTCCAGGAGAAGGTCTACGACTTCGAAGGGAAGACCAAGGAGTTCTCGAGGCTGGAGAGCTGA
- a CDS encoding branched-chain amino acid ABC transporter permease: MTNDRPARLVDRPLAWWYRRDVSSRRKWARLVVSIGTVFLALWIPFNAEAPTVDRFSNVMVLAMAAASVSLLTGFSGQISVGQGAFFGVGAYTTAILVADHDWPYLATLLPAALLAFLVGVVVGLPALRVRGLNLALVTLALAVLFPQVIKRLDDLTGGTQGKVVPPFEAPEWTSLDVDQWRYFVILLALTITVICVRNIVKSRPGRALVAIRDDEIAAVSQGVHLARYKLAAFGLSAMIAGVAGGLSVTIKEFVDAGSYGLLLSIQTLVAAVLGGIATFAGPVVGALFLEWVPEWIKDRGWHEQLAPAFFGSALIVAMMLAPDGIVGRLKRHSATLSARFSGREDG, encoded by the coding sequence GTGACCAACGACAGGCCTGCCCGTCTGGTGGATCGTCCACTGGCTTGGTGGTATCGGCGAGACGTCTCGTCCCGAAGGAAGTGGGCACGCCTGGTGGTGTCGATCGGCACCGTCTTCCTGGCGTTGTGGATCCCCTTCAATGCAGAAGCACCGACGGTGGACCGCTTCTCGAACGTGATGGTCCTGGCGATGGCGGCCGCGAGCGTGTCGCTCCTCACCGGGTTCTCCGGTCAGATCTCGGTCGGTCAGGGGGCCTTTTTCGGTGTGGGCGCCTACACGACGGCGATACTGGTCGCCGATCACGACTGGCCGTACCTGGCCACATTGCTCCCGGCTGCGCTGCTCGCCTTCCTCGTGGGGGTGGTGGTCGGCCTACCGGCGCTGCGGGTGCGGGGCCTGAACCTGGCACTCGTGACGCTCGCGTTGGCCGTGCTGTTCCCCCAGGTCATCAAGAGGCTCGACGACCTCACCGGGGGAACCCAGGGCAAGGTGGTACCGCCGTTCGAGGCTCCCGAGTGGACTTCCCTGGACGTAGACCAGTGGAGGTACTTCGTCATCCTGCTCGCTCTGACCATCACGGTCATATGCGTGCGCAACATCGTGAAGAGTCGCCCCGGAAGAGCTCTGGTCGCGATTCGGGACGACGAGATCGCGGCCGTCTCACAGGGTGTGCATCTCGCCCGTTACAAGCTGGCGGCCTTCGGCTTGTCCGCCATGATCGCAGGTGTGGCCGGCGGGCTCAGCGTGACGATCAAGGAGTTCGTGGATGCCGGTTCCTACGGCCTGCTCCTCTCGATCCAGACCTTGGTTGCCGCCGTGTTGGGTGGCATAGCGACGTTCGCCGGACCCGTCGTCGGGGCACTTTTCCTCGAGTGGGTACCGGAATGGATCAAGGACCGGGGCTGGCACGAACAGCTGGCGCCCGCTTTCTTCGGATCTGCCCTGATCGTGGCGATGATGCTCGCACCCGACGGAATCGTCGGACGTCTGAAGCGACACTCCGCCACCCTGTCCGCTCGTTTCTCTGGACGCGAGGACGGGTAG